Proteins from a genomic interval of Arvicola amphibius chromosome 10, mArvAmp1.2, whole genome shotgun sequence:
- the Kcne2 gene encoding potassium voltage-gated channel subfamily E member 2, translating into MTTLANFTQTLEDVFREVFITYMDNWRKNTTAGEQALQARVDAENFYYVILYLMVMIGMFSFIVVAILVSTVKSKRREHSQDPYHQYIVEDWQEKYKSQILHLEEPKATIHENTAATGFSGSP; encoded by the coding sequence ATGACCACACTAGCCAATTTTACACAAACACTGGAGGATGTCTTCAGAGAGGTTTTCATTACTTATATGGACAACTGGAGGAAGAACACAACGGCCGGAGAACAGGCGCTTCAGGCCAGAGTTGATGCTGAGAACTTCTACTACGTCATCCTGTACCTCATGGTGATGATTGGCATGTTCTCCTTCATCGTGGTGGCCATCCTGGTGAGCACGGTGAAGTCGAAGCGGCGGGAGCATTCCCAGGACCCCTACCACCAGTACATCGTGGAGGACTGGCAAGAGAAGTACAAAAGTCAGATCTTGCATCTGGAAGAACCCAAGGCCACCATTCATGAGAACACAGCGGCAACAGGGTTCTCAGGGTCGCCCTGA